The following proteins come from a genomic window of Williamwhitmania taraxaci:
- a CDS encoding GNAT family N-acetyltransferase — translation MIIETPRLTIFPLTFDQLVLYLRDDSQLERELNLNEAVRVIPQALLDAFNETILPAVADPSKNYLYSTLWTVVCKERNQMVADLCFQGEPNREGEIEIGYGTYDLFQGMGFITEAIGAVVRWAFSQPKVKAIIAETDQTNVASHRVLEKNGFVRVRTSESSFWWRLERSDFAQ, via the coding sequence ATGATTATAGAAACGCCACGCCTTACTATTTTTCCACTTACCTTCGACCAGCTGGTTTTATACCTACGGGACGATAGCCAGCTGGAACGAGAATTAAACCTCAACGAGGCGGTGCGCGTTATTCCGCAAGCGCTGCTCGATGCCTTTAACGAGACCATTCTTCCCGCCGTGGCTGATCCTTCGAAGAATTACCTATACTCTACACTCTGGACCGTTGTGTGCAAGGAGCGTAACCAAATGGTGGCCGATCTTTGCTTTCAGGGCGAGCCAAACCGCGAAGGGGAGATTGAGATTGGCTATGGCACCTACGATCTATTTCAGGGAATGGGATTCATTACCGAGGCCATTGGTGCTGTTGTCCGGTGGGCATTTAGTCAACCAAAAGTAAAGGCCATTATTGCCGAAACCGATCAAACGAACGTAGCCTCGCATCGAGTTCTCGAGAAGAATGGCTTTGTCAGGGTTCGAACGTCTGAAAGTTCTTTTTGGTGGAGGCTGGAGAGAAGTGATTTCGCGCAATAG
- a CDS encoding lipocalin-like domain-containing protein, whose translation MKKYFGLLMLAVVVLSGFLFSSCKKEKTEVNMIVKNWTLDSKTIAGVDVTRDCEENAKWNFRSDDTYVITNSCNDKTGTWSVAEDGKTLTLDGVTAYKVIESSVSKLVIELQVGDVGLTRWTFN comes from the coding sequence ATGAAAAAGTATTTTGGTTTGCTAATGTTAGCTGTTGTTGTATTATCTGGATTTCTTTTTTCTTCCTGCAAAAAAGAAAAAACAGAAGTTAATATGATTGTTAAGAATTGGACTTTAGATTCCAAGACTATTGCCGGTGTAGACGTTACAAGAGATTGTGAGGAAAATGCAAAATGGAATTTTAGATCGGATGATACCTATGTTATCACAAATAGTTGTAACGATAAGACAGGAACTTGGTCGGTAGCTGAAGATGGAAAAACGCTTACATTGGATGGTGTTACTGCTTACAAAGTAATTGAAAGTAGCGTATCGAAACTTGTAATTGAGTTGCAGGTTGGTGATGTTGGATTAACACGTTGGACTTTTAACTAA